TCATGGGCTACCAAAACCAGGAACATCACTCCTCTTGGAAAGATGTCTTCACTGGAGTCATATTCTCAAACTGTGCTCTGGTTCTAAGAGAGGTAGACTGAAGGGATTCTCTTTCATCATAGCACCtttaagaaaatacattttaacacCCACCTGAAAGAGGGCTAAGATATGGAGGAAAAATGCAGTACACTACTGCATCTGCCAAGGTCTTGGATGTTGGTTGATATCATGGATGTTAACTGTTATTGTAGGGAGTTGACAGCAAAGGTTACAAATGACAATTAAAGGAGTCATCACCATAATTAGAAGGCACCTAAGCCTTTATGTTTCCTTCTTATACATAACAATTTATACCATTTAACTCAGCTTCCAAGAGTTAACCTCCCAAATCTCAGAAGCAGTGGATGTAATGCTCCGGCACAGAAATGTAAGTTAAGCTTTCATACCCCTGAATATGCAGTACTGAGGCATGTCCAATGTCTTGATAAGTCAGGTTCATGGCAGGATCACTCAGCGTGGCCTTGTTTGTTCAGATGTTCACAGCCTAGGAGACTTGCACTCTTGATCGGCAGATCAGTGACCCGCAAAAGCTTTGGCCAGGACTTAGGATTTTAATCTTATGCCGAAGAGAAGAGCAGCCAAATCATCTTGTTAGAGGTTAAGACTCTGCAATTTCAAAAAATCCTCACCATTAGAGGCCAATGTTGTGTAATCAGTAGTCAAGATTCAGGAGACAATGTTGCTGAGAATGGCCATGGAGTCTATTTCCTAATAGTTCCAGATACCGTGAAGTTATTCCGCTGAAGGAAGGAGATAAGGACCTTGCACTTGCTAGGGCTGCAGTACATCCACTTGTGATTTTACTAACCTTGGTAAGAAGTgcaacaaaattcatttttctgGTTCCTCCTCTTCTAAACAGTAATTTTTTGCTACATTTCACAGATTGCCTCAATAAGCCTGGTGCTAAAGGGAATGAGGAATTActaaatcaatcaagaataagaatggaggaaGAAAATGACAAGCACTTTTCTTCCAACATTCACTGTGGTGAGCTCCAATAGGGGGTTTGTCTTCAGAGGGCTTGTGGGTAGTCTAGGTTTTACAGAAAGGATACAAGAGCTCATATCCATCAATTCCTTTCCGTTTACTAACACCATCTTCTATAACTGACTAGATGTACAagaataagccaaatttgtcacTTTTGGTTCATTCTGCAAAAATTAATGTAACACACATATGTAGAAATGGTTACTGTTGGGTGTTAAATGAGGATATTCATCTCAGTAcatcaaaattgtttttttcagtaataccttttttatatattttttttagtaaagtacCCAGAATAGCaataatgatgctgatgatgtCTGAGTAAATAATATACCAGCATTATGGAGTTAGGCTAGTTACAAGTACTGTACTGGTAATCTAGGTAAACATTAGCCTACCCAATATCTCAGTTTTACAAATGAGACCATACAAAATTTGTTGTAATGGTCTCCACAACTTTACTGTTTGAAAAACATGTCAAAAGCAGAAGTGCTGTGCTCTTAGAAGAGATGTTATGTACAACATCAATTACCTGTGTGCAACTGGGAGTGCTATCAATCAAAAGTGAGTAATATTAGACAACAAGGTACCTACCCAGCTGTGTTCTGATCTCTGTTGGTACCAGTTTAAACAATTTCCTAAAACTTTCAATGAGGAATGTTTTGTGAATCTGCAGGTGAATTATAAACAGTTACAGTGTCATTTTTAAATGAATCATTTGTAATTGCAAGATTGTACTGTATTCAGTTGTCTGAAATGTGTCCATGACTTAAACATGTCTCCTAGGTGCAGTgcaagtgtgtgagtgtgtgtggcgGGGATTCCAATCCTAAAAACTTGTGCAAGAGCTTGGTATTTCAACTGAAAATGAGTATGTGTGGCAAAACAGTGAGCGATAGGATGCCTACACTATTGTCAAGGAACCCAGACTCACCCAGTTGATGGTTTCTCAGGTCCTTTGGGAATAGAATGTTGTTCTTGCTGTGGGTCAAAATGTCTTTAGCTGTATGGAGGGTTAGCAAGATGTATGTCCCAGTCATAAGGGCTCCTGTTCATCTGGTTCAGGAAATGAGGGAAGTCAGCCAGCTTATCCATTTGCATGACAACAGTTATGCCCTTATCTCTGATCTTCTCAGGGATTGAGTTGGAGGCCCAGATTACAAGGGAACATTTGCTGCAAGTTATAGGTGGCATGGGCGTTCAAGAAGTGAGCTAATGTTTGCTTTCTGATAATACAGTACTTGGTGGCTCCCACATATTCACAAGGATTCGGAAGCAGCAGAATATGATGGGGCTTATAGCACAAACAAAACTTGAACAaggaagatgtaaaaaaaatcttgcatatAACCTGGGAAGAGAAAGCTGTATGAGATCTGAAGCTGATTCCCCTATCAGTTTATCATTCAGAGGATCTGAAGGTACTGAAATGATTTACCAAAGAGTTTCTTGAGTACCTGTAATCTGGAGCTAACTATTTGGCTTGGATGACAACAATAACTATATAGTTAGCTATGCTTAGCCAGCTCTTGAGTGGTACGCCAGATGCAATAACATTCCTAACAGGTTCCTCCTCCCAGCAGATAATACTGCAATTCATCCCAAGATCATAGACAATTTGTGTCATAACACTAAGGTGTTGTTTCTGTTTCATAACACCACTCCTTTCATCCAGCCTATGGACCAAGAGACTGTTTCCATGTTTAAGGCCTGCTATCATCAGTAAATAATAAAGGTCTTGGTTGATTTCTTGATGCTGGTCCAGATAGGGTAATGATGGAGTATTATCAAGGATGCAGTTAACGTCATCACAGATGCTTAGGATGAAGACTTGGCGAAGTATTGGAGATGAAGAAATGCTATACCCAgcagaatataatttttataacttttcaaaTCTCCTTGTCAACATTCTTCATCCATTTCCCCCCTCTCCTGCACATCTTTAGAATCCTTGACCTTTGGCATCTACATTACAGGCCCATCCTCATCCATTATCCCCAAGTTCATCCTCTCTGTGTCCATCAATGTCCAGAGTAGCTGCATCTCTCCAACTCTCCACTTGGTCTGAGTCACCTACTAACCCCTATTGTCCCCAGTGTTGTCATCATGCTGAAGGTTGGCAAAAAGGAGGATCCTGCTTTAGTAACCTGAGTTAAAAGATGCTTCCCTTGGTGTGAGCCTTTAGAGGAAGCAACAGACCTTATGTAGAGACTGACTGGATCCATGCAATAGAAGGATTTATTCATGCAGTTAAGACCTTTCAATGATAATTATGAGACCATAAATGAGCAAGTCAGTGGCAAGATGAATCCAGAATAAAGGAATGATTTCCTTTTCTGGTTTGTTTATACAAAAGCAGGGAAATTTAGCGAACTGGAAAATCCAAatgtataaaacacaaaattatgaAGAACAAGGAATTTGTACTGATCTTGGacaaaaactaaatttctttCCAGGACCCTCTAATAACACTTAAAAGCTTAGTCACTGAGAAGTATAGTCTGGAAAGACTGCAAAAAAAGTAACTAAATTACATTAACAATTGATGTATATCACAATGCAAAATTTCAAGGTAGAGACCATTTTCTGGATTAAAAACTCCAAGTAAAACTTCATATTTAGAAGAATGAGGACAGTTTTTTGCTGGGCCTGTCAACACCATGGCATGATCAGTCTTGCACAGTCTGATGGAACAATGCACATTTTGTACAGACAGTCGTGTAGATAGCAGTTTCATGTGAAAAAATATGTACTCTTATTTCTTACTATGAAAACATTggcataaaaatgtcaaaaacaagAGAGGTTAAGATGGTTCTAATAATTTATATGTGACGCATTACCTTAAAACATATATTTCTCATAAATTCAAAAGTGTTCAGAGGTACAGTGATTTGTCTTAACACCATACGTTGTATAATCACGAAGTTATCAAGTCATTCACGCACCTCACCCCACAATTACCGTTCTTCCACATACAAACAAATGGTAACCTTAAAGAGCTCcatgattttgctttttttattatttaattatgctGTTTAACACTAAAATCATGATTTAATTTCATGCAAATGTTTCTTTACTAAATACAACAAATCAAATACTTTATTAATTATAAAGGCAGGAATTCAGATGTTCCTTCTTAAGGAAATCGCCTTCAGCAAGAGCGTATGATTAGTAAACAATAGACATTAACCAATTAAATCAATTGTATTTAGGCAATCGGAAAGAAAGCACACGACTGTCGTTGTGATAAACCCTGCTTGTGGCAACAGGAAAGATTTTTCTGGTGGTAGCAAATCTAATGATCGAAATCATTCGAAACACTTATCTATATACGTACgcgtacacataaatacacaaaagagGTGTCATTTCTtgatatcttttccttttcattttgacTTATTCCGAAGTTTGTCTTGCAGGCAAAAGGTTAATAAGAAATATTGAAGAGCCTGTTAAAATAAGAGTATGAGACTCCGTTTCCTTCGAAAGGTTACATTAGAGAAAATGGATCCTCGTGCTAAGTTATCCGGGACTATTATTTTTGAAATCTTCCAACTTATGCCGTCTTCATAATTTCAAACGTACACCGTGCCCCCAAAAATGcattgaaatataaatgtaagcaCACTAGTTTAATTACTTTGCAAAATAACTACTGATGAATCAAAGAGTGGAAGGTCGTTACAATGTAAGCAAGGAAATACAAAACTTTCAGTACTTTTACCACTTTCAGTTAGCCTTTAAAATAGTGTAGAGACTTCCATAATTGAATTTGATCTGTTCACGAGGCTACTTTGAATCCAAACTACTCATTGAAAACAAGTTACATAAGGTTACCGTTAACTCAGAATGCCAAATTAGGACATTACAAAACTGGACGAATTTGGCAATATTCGTAGTAATGGTTTCAATAATTAGACACCGGAAGTAAaagcagggtaaaaaaaaaaagggtaattgcAGTCAGACAGCAGATTCGGCGAATTATAAAAACTCTTCTGGAACTCTGCCTTAAATAGCTCAGATTCCGTCACTAAAGCTCAATTTCAATCACTGAAAAAATGGGGGCGGTTTGCTCAGTATTATCGTGGACATAGTTTCGTGGAATGTTGTATTATACTTTGTAGCCAAGCTCCATGCAGCTTGGTGTGACTGCGGATTTATTCATGGAGACTAGGAATTCTCTTCCTAGCCACAGAATGACCAAGGTTACTGAATGATGTTATAAAAattaggctgtcaaaccaagcactggaGCATTTTCTGTCATTTAGCGCTTAAATTAGTCAAGCGAGGGAATTACAGGGGTTGGgcaacaagataaagagatccagaacaTAAAGATCATGATGTATAAGGATCTAAAAGTTGAAGCAATTTGGGGTCAAAGAGAAACTGCCAACGCACTTTAGTAATGCCGACAATGCACCATTTGCGGTGCACTGACTGCAATACTCCGATACGGGAAGGGTTACTGATGTCTGATACACACATAATTACAAAGTAAATCTGTAACGACATGAATGATGGCAGTTCAACACGGAAGTGGGAAAAAAACGCTTCACCTatgagtactgtatatatacgagtcTGTCTGTTTACCATTTGAGAGATTAGCAGATAAATTTCCTAGTGTGGTTCATGACGCTAGTTGAGGTGAATGAAATTCTGGACTGCTCCTAAGTCTTAAGAGCACATCTAAAGAAGATAAGGTCTACCATAAAACCCTCAGCAACACTCTATCTCTGAAGGACACTGACAATGGTGGCAAGCAACTGGTTATAGAACTGCAAAGCATTCCTGGTATGCCATCAGGCACAGTGGAATATCTACCAGGAAAAGTATCTGCATATAAGTAGAGCTTTTAGATACTAAAGTTTATGCATATTTACTTTGGGTCTACAATTGTGCAATTACCTCTTAGAGGGCTGAATATTATTTGTGCACATCGTAATTAATGGCCATACAATTACCATAACTGATATGCGTGATGAATTTGCATCAAGAAAACCAAAACGAGGcaataattttacacacacacacacacacacacacacacatatatatatatatatatatatatatatatatatatatatatatatatatatatatatatatatatatatatactatatatatatatatactgtatatatatatatatatatgtgtatatatatatatgtatatatatatatatatatgtgtgtgtgtgtgtgtgtgtgtgtgttagatttaTTCTCTATTCATGAAGTTTGGATCATATcttccaaaataaattaaaaattccattgtGTTCATTTGcctaataaaacataaatttcattccaATCTCAATTCAGCTgtcaacaatacaaaaaatatatcataattaaCCATGTAAGAAAACTCTTTGTAGTGATGGGTATGCAAAAATACCAGCACAACTGGGGGCCTTCATTTGTGTACTAGGAATTTTCACTAAACTGTAGGTCAAGGGGCATGTGTGAGGTGAGGGGTGGTAGAGGTAAGCAAGCAGCAGTCTTGCTGAGGGCCTTGAATAGGCTTTGGCTGGACCTGCCAAAGCTTGCAAATGCTGCTAAATTCATTAATGTGTCTGTCAGCAAAAGTAATTTCAAAAGTATATGTACATAGAGTCTCAACAGGTTTTTGTACAACGATAAAACCTAAATTTAGTAGAATTCTTTCGTCCTGACAGAATTCTGTCTGTGCCTACTCTCCACATGAAAGGCAATCACATGATATACTCAAAATAATTCTGTATGATTTAGAGCACCTTGGGCCAGGTTAGGCTGGGTATTCCCCAATATGGACCCGGCAccttaagttaggttaggctgtATCCGTTGAAATATGGTCTTGTctaatgtattttcatgtgtctTCAATGATTCATGTATGGACTTTCTGGTGGAAATCCTTAATTTCTTGAGTTATGGATGTATCCAATTATATTAACCTATGAATTTTCAAGAAGGTTCATTATCAAATGTGTTGAAAACATACCCAACAAAAAGTATATTTCACCAGTTTTATAATTGCCagtgttattgtaaatattcGTCTTGGATGTTATTTAAAAAGCAGATATTACAATCATTTGAAATCATTAGCTAAAAGGCAAATGGCACACacctttttatatacaaaaatcaagTGATGAGTTTACCTACAATGCCCTCGCCCTCTACAACATTCACAGATGTTTCTAATTCCGAAACTAGAAAATGTAAGAATacccatttaattatttatctttcgaTTAGCCAGGTTcaaatccacttttttttttccatgccaaCAAAAACGGAAAGGCTACTGGAGTTTGAAATAGCACAATTAGCCCTCTTTTATTTCGGTAACTATGAAAGGCGTAACACCTAGGCCTATTTGTTTGGACAGATGAATTGGAGGCATGCAATAATGAAGTTCCGTTTGAAAATTATCGATTTAATCAACTTTCATAGCATACTACGATGCAATCTGGGGCAATGTGTTCCTCGAGCATTAAGAAAGTTTATTGGCCAACTGTTTTGGTAGTtgccttttatcattttttttaatttgttgattgATTACGCTTTCCTAGTCAAGTTCATAGGCATACGTTACAGTCTACTCGATTATGTTAATCTATGTCTAGATGTTTATTTACCTTAATATGAGAACTGTCATCCCGCTGTCCTGTGATGATGTTGCTGATGCCGTTGGTCATCACTGCTTCAAgacaggaaaaatggaaaatttccgTTCACTTTCCAAAACTTATTGCAAATATTAAGAAACCCTACAAGCGTCAGAGTTGAAGTTCCCAGATTTTCACACAATCTTTAGTGGTAGTTGAAACAGGAATACTGACTAGCCTAAACACTTTTAATAAAGCACTTGTCATGACACACTAAAACGTTCTCCAGCAGGTGTCCAGTTGTTCTTGACACAATACACGTTCAAATAATAATGTTCCAAAAGAAACAAATTGGGAACCGATGGGGCAAGTGTAGGCGATATCATGTAAAACTCATAATTTTTCTAGCTTCCTCTTGAACAGAAGAAGCTTTCAGAGTTACGATCAATATGAAAATCTGAACTAGATCAAACTTGCTGATAAAAATGACTACATAATAATATCCTTCCGACTAACGAGTGCGTGTTTCTTTGATGTGCTAGCTCAACACACCACAGGTTTAGAATTATCAGTTCTCGGTATTCTAAGAGTTATTTTTATCATGGAAAGGATTGTACTCGCTTATGTTTTTATTGTGATTAAGAATCTTCTATTTCTCGGTGAAGTCTTTCTCCATTTTTCAATAACAATAAGCGCATCCGCACAGGGGAGGGCCTCGACATGGTCTCGACGATGTAGGCCGAACATCCCAACCTTTGAAGGACGAAACCATTATCAGGAAGTTTTACAGGGATTCTTTCTCTGGCTCTTATCGTTATATGTTTGTGAACATGACATTTGTTCCTtcgaaaaaagtaaaatgtataacaatcTCGAAAAAACCATTTGCTCCATGAGTGCTCATTTCAAATAATTATGACAGGACAGGCCCTTGGTAACCGACAACCATACCTGAAAATACAATAGTTTTTCAGCTAAAAACTGATTCATATTTGTGCAagataagaaacaagtaaaaaatgcgccgaagtttcttcggcgcaattgagttttctgtacagcgtataatcaaggccaccgaaaatagatctatctttcggtggtctcagtataattctgtatgagccgcggcccaagaaatttaaccacggcacggtggtggttGTCcattatcgttgccagacgcacgattatgggtaactttaaccacaaataaataaaaactactgaggctagagggctgcaatttggtacgtttgatgattggagggtggatgatcaacataccaatttgcagccctctagcctcggtagtttttaggatctgagggcggacagacaaagccattttaatagttttcttttacagaaaactaaaaatcaacgaCAAAATATCTGAATTAACAGCGTGTTTTATGACAATGTTTTGTACGTTTTCCAGTCTACAAGAACTCTAAAAGTGCACACGGCGTATATTAAAtcaatttcttgttttatgagaTAACAACAGCATCAGctgaaataaattctaaaaataaagtgtaataataacaatgatgatactCAGTATGTTCCCAGTAAATCACAGGTGCTTAGAAAGCCTTGGTATGGCAACTGGATGACTAAATCCACCATTTTTTCCCGAAACTGAGTAAATTCCtcatgacgaaaaaaaaaaaatctcacaggATTTTGGGTAATCTTTACTCGGAGCAGCAATATCCTTTATCTGGATCAACGTAAGAGTTGCAAAGGTAATTTAGCATCATCTGTATCTCAATGTGGGAAGTCTCGTAGGCTGAATGATGAATGTCTTTACACGCCCACCAGCGACCTGTTGGCAAGATATgtcattagactctctctctctctctctctctctctctctctctctctctcagataaaagggcgcgcacacacacaacacacacacacacacacacaaaatatggtTGCATATCAATAGTGTGTCTTTAGTCTCACCATGACGAGAGACCTTTCAATTCACGTATTTATGCTTATGAGCAGAGAAGGCTGTGATCAAAGCAGCATTAAGTAATCTGCATTTCTTATCCATCTGTAACTGAAAACAATTAATTCCGAACATTTAGTGACAGGCTTGCGCTTAAATTCTAAcctttgaaaaaggaaaattgcaGAGCCCAGGGGTAGGAAGTCTCCGAAGTTCCAGGGTATAATGGATTGCAATTTTGCTCAGAAAAGTAAGATGAACCAATTCTAGTATAACGCCACTGTTGCTACGTCTTTAAGCCTAAGGTATAAGTCTATCCGGGTTCCATTTGCACCGAATTTACCCCAAAATAATGTGTTTATGGGTACTGCACCAAAATAAGGGTAAGCTATGTTGATTCTGGGGCCGTTTTCTATGATTATTAGGATGGAGGTTTCTGTGGAGTTTAATTGTTCCAAAAATCCATAGTTTTGAGAACATGTTTTTATCAAAGTATTGTTTTAATACCCGAAGGTGAGGTGAAACTGTTTAAACTTCTTTACCATAGTTTCGAACCTGGAGGTTTCTCATCTAAAAAATTGGTTTATAGCTCTCAACGGTGGAACATCTTTCCTCCCTTCTAGcagaatgattttctctctcatcCGCTTTGTTTCTCAGTCATCAGCGATTGTCTGTCAACCTTCGCTCGTGACTTTCGCTTCTCTTCTGCAGCCATTTCCAATCGTTCCACGAAGTTCTCTCTGCGTTGCATaatgatcttttctttttcctctttgatCTTGAACGATTTCTGAATTGGAAACCCAAGGTTTATTCAGCTTCACTGAAAATATAACACCAGTGATATGCAGCCACTTCCTACCAATAGTCTAAGTTTTCCTCTAACTTTGCACTTGGCACTTGTATCATGTAATTTTGATTGTTGATTTCACCTCTGAAATTAGAGTGGTTTTTTTAGTGTTAAAATATCgtttaagttttctttcaacTTATTCAGTTACCCTATATATGCTCTCTTTTCTGCAAGTATAACAATTTGTTGTGGTAGATGGTCAACCGTGTCCTACACTCACATTATCCAATATGTGGCTTTCTCCTCCAGTGAAGCGGCTATTTTAGCATTCATCAAATCGATCTGTTCAATGTATGTTTCTTACCAATTACAGTTCAACTAAGCTTTTAAATATGGTCTGTCTTAACCTCTTGTCTCATGGTTCTACActtctttttattcagttggaGATTATATCcggtatttcttatttttcatcatttcttgcgtcatttttctttttacaccgAATCTGAACGTAACCCGATTTTTTAAAACACAATATTAGTTCTAGCAACTAAAACAACCTAAAAAGGGGCGTTTCCCTCACCATGGTAAAGGCTGCTATTGTCGAACCCGAGGTCGTTCAAAACTTTGCATTCTCTGAGGTTGGCCAAGTTGAAGGGGAGAGTAGAATCCCACTGCCACACTCCAGTTACCCTGCGGAGGATCACAAATGACATTCGTTAAATTAAGTATTCAAATACGAATGCTGCTGTATGAACGgctacaaaatgaagaaattagaagtgCCAGGGTAGAAGAACTTGTTAGGGGTAGAAGGTCGGAAGGAAAGCAAAGGATTTAGATGGTGCGATAAACTGAGGGAGCATTTGGAGAAGATGGGTCTAACAGAAGATGATGCTTTTGGTAAGTAGTTGAAGATGTTCTAAGGCAACCAACGCCTTAGCTTATGAGCAGAGGTGGGGATGTAGGAAATACTGCCTAATCAGTAGAACTATCCAATAAACAAGTACGTCAAAGAAAGCTTTCATCGTCACCTGAATATAGTCCACAGCCATGAGTCTATCAGCGGAATGGCGTGAGAGAACTGGTTGACTTGCAGGATCGTCGTCCAGTAATCTTTCAGACCATCTTTTCCAGGAGAGTACTTTTTGGACTCGAAGTTAAACCAGCGGTATCTGGAAGAGAATGAAATGCAGTGTGAaaagatgacatttttattagAAGAAGAATTTCTGTTATTTAGGCTAATCGTTGCATCATCTAATTTTGTAAGCTGTAAATGCTATGGTCTCCCCCTCCCCGCTTTCTCCCAATCTTTATTGTTTGATAACATATATTCGGATGCTATgggtttttaaatttcaaattgtttaatcagttattttgtattgattttcCTAAAGTAGGTTTCGGCTGGCAATGGAGATGTttgaaatttcttgtttttctttatttgagtttatatattatcgttatgatgatgatgatgatgatgatgatgatgattattattattattattattattattattattattattattattattccgccaGCAAGAGAGACAAGAATCGATTAAGATTCTgatgtacatattcctgtcgaattcaggttctgtatttaaaattttaacaaatctcCATATTTATGATAATCTGTCCTGAATTTGGCGCATGGCATTTCCATACTTTCAAGTACTGAACCAGAAATAGCctattaatatcgaatttaccATGGTTTTGAAATAACTTTACACCCAAATGGAATTTTGAAAAGAGCACCTACCCTGTTTAAGATTCAAATCCTTCTTTTACGGTTAGGGCATGAGAGACACTGACTTAATATTAAATCCAGGCATCTTTAAAATTAATAAGAGTTTGTTAAAAACccttcaaaaatatattcctgCAAAGTCAAGTGATTAAAATGGTACAATTTACAGTAGAACATAAAAgtattataatgtattttttcttgagatttattccAAAAGCTACAATTGTAACGGGGACGTTCTTTACAACATATAAATGTATCTTTACCTCAGTGCATGAAGAGTTTTCCTCTAAACTGCTAAATGAGATGAACATAATGCTTACCTACTCTGAGACCAAAGCAGAACGAGAGTTTTGGCAGCGAGTTTTTGCACCACATCCACAAGCGGCCGACTGAAATAGTCGAGTTCTGTGAAAGGGACTAACTCGTCTTCATATTCCCTGAGAAGTAAAGGCCACTTGCCATAACctgataaaataaacagaaagaatacACCACATATCGAACCTATATTGGTGCAGGTTCctttattattaaatagaaatatatacgcAAATCTCTGTGCTGGGTaaactttgattatttttgtgaacaaatatagaaatattcCAAGTGGATACCCACCTATGACAACTACATCTGGAACAGAGTCGGTGTTAACCCATTCAAGGATCTTCCTGACTCTCTTTCCCTTCCTGTTGAAAGGATGTCCCTTTTCTGACCCATCCGGGGCCCAAACTAGACTAAGACGGAATTGGTACGTTCCGGGAGGCGCCTGGTCTTCTGAAATGTCTGCGTCAGAGTACTCAGTGTCACCTAttctctcttctgcttcttcttcttcttcttcttcttcttcttcccgcacTGTAGGATTCTG
This DNA window, taken from Macrobrachium rosenbergii isolate ZJJX-2024 chromosome 4, ASM4041242v1, whole genome shotgun sequence, encodes the following:
- the LOC136836022 gene encoding uncharacterized protein isoform X2; the encoded protein is MNGVVPYVPCQIREYDSNDLKRCCISRKHSGSSTWLAFVGDSSMRLKVHEFLNVLPTELNYTYFLGDKAVTRESFVEALVLHKYRPSTFDVIGWNALPGNSAYLRRLSTSIQDFLRSEEEAAQGKTHSNAVNLNKVGKPDKKPQNPTVREEEEEEEEEEAEERIGDTEYSDADISEDQAPPGTYQFRLSLVWAPDGSEKGHPFNRKGKRVRKILEWVNTDSVPDVVVIGYGKWPLLLREYEDELVPFTELDYFSRPLVDVVQKLAAKTLVLLWSQSRYRWFNFESKKYSPGKDGLKDYWTTILQVNQFSHAIPLIDSWLWTIFRVTGVWQWDSTLPFNLANLRECKVLNDLGFDNSSLYHGRWWACKDIHHSAYETSHIEIQMMLNYLCNSYVDPDKGYCCSE
- the LOC136836022 gene encoding uncharacterized protein isoform X1 — protein: MFTIDKTYGRIAWDKGDGYDRLSEALPALLPDDLNSTSDLSQIHPGTRLQIMNGVVPYVPCQIREYDSNDLKRCCISRKHSGSSTWLAFVGDSSMRLKVHEFLNVLPTELNYTYFLGDKAVTRESFVEALVLHKYRPSTFDVIGWNALPGNSAYLRRLSTSIQDFLRSEEEAAQGKTHSNAVNLNKVGKPDKKPQNPTVREEEEEEEEEEAEERIGDTEYSDADISEDQAPPGTYQFRLSLVWAPDGSEKGHPFNRKGKRVRKILEWVNTDSVPDVVVIGYGKWPLLLREYEDELVPFTELDYFSRPLVDVVQKLAAKTLVLLWSQSRYRWFNFESKKYSPGKDGLKDYWTTILQVNQFSHAIPLIDSWLWTIFRVTGVWQWDSTLPFNLANLRECKVLNDLGFDNSSLYHGRWWACKDIHHSAYETSHIEIQMMLNYLCNSYVDPDKGYCCSE